A region of Anticarsia gemmatalis isolate Benzon Research Colony breed Stoneville strain chromosome 10, ilAntGemm2 primary, whole genome shotgun sequence DNA encodes the following proteins:
- the LOC142976207 gene encoding tsukushi-like — translation MKMTNKYVSIRAISRDNSLQRAVPDCNTRKMLAFLAALCFITLVHSTDICDNGTCVCWYQDVGDQDYIGYNIQCTYSDSDILKSDFVLPSKVHSMDLSSNNISTLHSSVLLNSSMLNELILQNNVIKEITYKFQLPELRRLDLSNNLLESIDKESFSGLKKLEYLNLANNRFTVFTKLMFHHLSNLNEIILNNNNIGPSLEKANLFDRSGYGLTNKVKSISISGINLDKVPDNFFVDAYDLRTLVISNNRITDIFEIPYTLQYLDLSDNPISEIANEDFIDVPALEVLKLNNLWITEVPEYAFDNLHNLKELELERNKNMTVFSSLVFGQEVLNDPVDFTLERLSLKASSLTKLDRDLLEPFGQLIELDLQGNPWQCDCRIRWLKTLQIPNRYTEHLRCGSPPNLYNAKIFELKNKYLTCVEQKRHIGIAAAIFSVCIILALIAVWFFVCLPKKQSRGNLLREFYAPTAAYSVLPMASNN, via the exons ATGAAAATGACCAACAAATACGTATCGATAAGAGCTATCTCACGCGATAACAGTCTTCAACGCGCAGTACCTGACTGTAACACAAGAAAAATGCTCGCTTTTCTAGCAGCGCtatgttttataacattagtacaTTCTACGGACATTTGTGACAATGGGACTTGTGTCTGCTGGTACCAGGATGTAGGGGACCAAGACTACATCGGTTACAATATACAGTGCACGTACAGTGATtctgatattctaaaaagtgaTTTTGTCTTACCTTCTAAAGTGCACTCAATGGATTTGTCGTCGAACAACATTTCAACGCTGCATTCGTCTGTATTACTCAACTCGTCAATGTTGAACGAATTGATACTTCAAAACAATGTTATCAAAGAAATTACCTACAAATTTCAACTACCAGAGTTAAGACGTTTAGATTTGAGTAACAATTTACTAGAATCTATTGATAAAGAATCTTTTTCTGGTTTGAAAAAGTTGGAATACTTGAATTTGGCGAATAATAGATTCACAGTGTTCACGAAACTAATGTTCCACCATTTGAGCAACTTGAATGAgattattttgaacaataatAACATCGGCCCGAGTTTGGAGAAAGCCAATTTGTTTGATAGAAGCGGTTATGGATTAActaataaagttaaaagtatcAGTATCAGTGGGATTAACTTGGACAAAGTGCCGGATAACTTTTTCGTCGACGCGTACGACTTGAGGACTCTCGTTATATCAAACAATAGAATCACAGACATATTCGAGATTCCTTACACGCTACAGTATTTAGATTTATCAGATAATCCTATAAGTGAAATCGCAAATGAGGATTTTATCGATGTGCCGGCTTTAGAAGTGCTAAAATTGAACAATTTGTGGATAACCGAAGTGCCTGAATATGCTTTCGATAACTTACATAATTTGAAAGAATTGGAACTcgagagaaataaaaatatgactgttTTTAGCAGTTTAGTGTTTGGACAAGAGGTTTTAAACGATCCTGTGGATTTCACTTTAGAAAGACTGTCGTTAAAAGCATCGAGTTTGACGAAATTGGACAGAGATTTGTTGGAGCCGTTTGGTCAGTTGATAGAGCTGGATCTACAAGGGAACCCCTGGCAATGTGACTGTCGTATCAGGTGGCTGAAGACGCTGCAGATACCTAACCGATATACTGAACATTTGAG ATGCGGTTCCCCACCAAACTTATACAACGCTAAAATCTTCGAGTTAAAGAACAAATACCTAACTTGTGTTGAACAGAAGCGTCACATTGGTATAGCAGCGGCCATATTTAGTGTATGTATCATACTAGCGTTGATCGCCGTGTGGTTTTTCGTATGTCTGCCTAAGAAACAGTCCAGAGGGAATTTGTTGAGGGAGTTCTATGCGCCGACAGCGGCTTACAGTGTGTTACCTATGGCTAGTAATAATTAG